A single region of the Bdellovibrio sp. GT3 genome encodes:
- a CDS encoding alpha/beta hydrolase family protein has protein sequence MKVTVTFNAQDRLLEAGLFIPENNSDEEPLASVIIEGAMTGAGPKYADQVARRLCQEGFVCLVVDHAFYLEDQRAPHSWESPSKRVGDIVAALNFLKDNNVVNPEKIVAVGLSAGAEYMAQALMNTDICKGFVIIDEDRDGVADLPSRVHVPATRITDYSYELASEDAAIWINTLFSQMSPLSRHDFAAWNTFSE, from the coding sequence ATGAAAGTCACCGTCACCTTCAATGCCCAGGATAGACTTTTGGAAGCCGGCCTGTTCATTCCTGAAAACAATAGCGATGAAGAGCCCTTGGCCTCAGTGATCATCGAGGGCGCCATGACTGGAGCTGGCCCGAAATACGCAGACCAAGTGGCCCGCCGACTTTGTCAGGAGGGGTTTGTCTGTCTGGTTGTGGATCACGCATTCTACCTGGAAGATCAAAGAGCCCCGCATTCCTGGGAATCGCCCAGTAAGCGTGTCGGGGACATAGTCGCCGCCTTGAATTTTTTAAAAGATAACAATGTGGTTAATCCTGAAAAAATTGTGGCAGTTGGTTTAAGCGCCGGCGCCGAGTACATGGCGCAAGCCCTGATGAATACAGATATCTGTAAAGGTTTTGTGATCATCGATGAGGACCGTGATGGGGTTGCAGACCTTCCTTCTCGAGTGCACGTACCTGCGACGCGGATTACGGACTACAGCTATGAGCTGGCCAGCGAGGATGCCGCGATTTGGATTAACACGCTATTCAGTCAAATGTCGCCATTGAGTCGACATGACTTTGCTGCCTGGAATACCTTTAGTGAATAG
- a CDS encoding FUSC family protein — translation MAVAKSRSLWANLFTFDRSRLDLWVASRSAMAVGIALMIGVWLNSSTIGLIIVMGVLNACFSDNSDAYAFRAKRMTRAAVITALLVFLASISSANFYLSLVLITLIAFAAGYVIIFDTVLGELGVVAMSTFVVFSAHKVDPAQALHLSLFALLGAGIQMVLALALWPLRRYRPERRALSKFFMDLSSLCDLQFKPDEIPGGSAQSIDTQINLGAISQDVRPEGRRYRSLLTQGERLRLGILSLGRLKNRIDRENKGNPSVDIIADFLAMEKMLLQKVSYIITHEQKVQEAREYLKALEVDLAKVRDSDFSNQSVFMKVVLSDALRQMENMVGQSRAVIELAARTTEAGMVESERNENARPWRFRFRGIWATIRANFTFHSPGFRHALRLAICVAVAEIVGRLLATERGYWVPMTVAIVLKSDYSSTFHRGLLRMGGTIVGLLLATVLVTVLPMEPVWTLGLMVFFAFLMRWVGRANYGIFAISVSAVVVLLVAMTGVPPKNVIWDRGFNTVLGGVMAMLAYLLWPTWEKTQLSDVVARMLDTYRKSFRATAGLSLSGQAVSIAERDRLRQQSRVARAEYMASMDRYLYERGSTDKDREFLAGITAAGNRFAHAMVAIESASPFALDSHQQSIFAKFVQDIESTLQNLSEALRGKDVANNEYPDLRISFVELEKMRGEEGRHGLFYDETDRMTNSLNTLREFVLQRLQQNRLESK, via the coding sequence ATGGCTGTTGCTAAATCGCGCTCGCTTTGGGCAAATCTTTTTACTTTTGATCGATCTCGTTTGGACTTATGGGTTGCGTCACGCAGCGCAATGGCGGTGGGAATTGCACTAATGATCGGCGTGTGGCTGAACTCGTCCACGATCGGTTTGATTATCGTAATGGGTGTGTTGAATGCCTGTTTTTCTGATAACTCCGATGCCTATGCTTTTAGGGCTAAACGTATGACTCGGGCAGCGGTGATCACAGCTCTGTTGGTTTTTTTGGCGTCGATTTCTTCTGCGAACTTTTACCTTTCTTTGGTGTTGATCACGTTGATTGCATTTGCGGCGGGCTATGTGATTATTTTCGATACCGTATTGGGTGAGCTGGGTGTCGTTGCGATGAGTACCTTTGTGGTGTTCAGTGCGCACAAGGTGGATCCTGCGCAGGCCCTGCATTTAAGTTTATTTGCGCTGTTGGGTGCCGGTATTCAAATGGTGTTGGCGTTGGCTCTGTGGCCGTTGCGTCGCTATCGACCGGAGCGACGGGCACTGTCTAAGTTCTTTATGGACTTAAGCTCACTCTGCGATCTGCAATTCAAACCTGACGAGATCCCTGGCGGAAGTGCCCAAAGCATTGATACGCAGATAAATCTTGGAGCCATCTCCCAGGATGTGCGTCCTGAAGGTCGAAGATATCGCTCGCTTCTGACTCAAGGGGAGCGACTCCGTTTGGGGATTTTATCATTGGGACGACTGAAGAATCGCATTGATCGCGAAAACAAAGGCAACCCTTCGGTGGATATCATTGCCGATTTTTTGGCGATGGAAAAAATGCTTTTGCAAAAGGTGTCCTACATTATCACTCACGAACAAAAGGTTCAGGAAGCCCGCGAATACCTGAAGGCACTCGAAGTGGATTTGGCAAAAGTTCGTGACAGTGACTTTAGCAATCAGTCTGTATTCATGAAAGTTGTACTGAGCGATGCTCTTCGACAAATGGAAAACATGGTGGGGCAGTCAAGGGCGGTGATTGAACTTGCTGCGCGAACAACGGAAGCCGGAATGGTTGAGTCTGAACGCAATGAAAACGCACGCCCATGGCGATTTCGTTTTCGCGGGATTTGGGCGACGATCAGGGCAAATTTCACTTTCCACTCTCCGGGTTTTCGCCATGCTTTGCGACTTGCAATCTGTGTGGCCGTGGCCGAAATCGTTGGTCGCTTGCTGGCGACCGAGAGAGGTTACTGGGTGCCGATGACGGTCGCCATCGTGTTGAAGTCGGACTATTCCTCAACCTTTCACCGCGGTCTTTTGCGTATGGGTGGAACTATCGTGGGACTGTTGCTTGCGACGGTTCTGGTCACGGTTCTGCCCATGGAACCTGTTTGGACCCTTGGCTTGATGGTGTTTTTTGCGTTCTTGATGCGTTGGGTGGGGCGGGCAAATTACGGAATATTTGCAATTTCAGTAAGTGCCGTCGTGGTGTTGTTGGTCGCGATGACAGGTGTACCTCCCAAGAATGTTATCTGGGACAGGGGATTCAACACCGTGCTGGGCGGTGTGATGGCGATGCTGGCTTATTTGTTATGGCCGACCTGGGAGAAAACCCAACTGTCAGACGTCGTTGCCAGAATGCTTGATACCTATCGCAAGTCATTCAGAGCCACGGCGGGATTAAGTCTTTCTGGGCAGGCGGTTAGTATCGCAGAGCGGGATCGATTGCGTCAGCAATCCAGAGTGGCCCGTGCGGAGTATATGGCCTCCATGGATCGCTATTTGTATGAGCGGGGATCCACGGACAAGGACCGGGAGTTTTTGGCGGGTATTACGGCTGCGGGGAACCGATTTGCCCATGCGATGGTTGCGATCGAGTCCGCGTCCCCCTTTGCTCTGGATTCCCATCAGCAAAGTATATTCGCAAAATTCGTTCAGGACATCGAATCCACTTTGCAGAATCTTTCTGAAGCTCTTCGCGGCAAGGACGTGGCCAATAACGAGTATCCGGATTTACGAATTTCATTTGTGGAGCTGGAAAAAATGCGGGGTGAGGAAGGACGTCATGGATTGTTCTATGACGAAACCGATCGCATGACCAACAGCCTTAACACCTTGCGCGAGTTTGTTCTGCAAAGACTGCAACAAAACCGCCTGGAGTCCAAGTAG
- a CDS encoding PilZ domain-containing protein codes for MRKTIGITHGPWVIIPAAFTLMVIPVMDFTTMHTGTTGTLEAIGWLVAFGAGISFLIRHKLLWLMGLVFCALFIAINLSHLVFFQEPPLDTEVAVFKIVSTIMVAGIAWLYFSRSPDLDRRQHWMEQTAHRYYVDIPVVLMGKENCRILDLSYTGSRIMLPQAREKFKVGQMISVEIPDIDDILCQGKIIAVSHSEIRVHFVDTSDHEKELIRQWLGSQNLQSV; via the coding sequence ATGAGAAAAACTATCGGTATTACACACGGTCCTTGGGTGATCATCCCGGCAGCATTCACACTTATGGTGATTCCGGTGATGGATTTCACCACCATGCACACGGGCACCACTGGAACCTTGGAAGCCATCGGGTGGTTGGTGGCCTTTGGCGCCGGTATCAGTTTTTTAATTCGTCACAAGCTTTTGTGGTTAATGGGTTTGGTTTTCTGCGCCTTGTTTATTGCGATCAACCTGTCACATCTGGTGTTTTTTCAGGAGCCACCTCTGGATACCGAAGTCGCGGTTTTTAAAATCGTCAGCACCATCATGGTGGCGGGGATTGCCTGGCTTTATTTTTCCCGATCGCCGGATTTGGATCGCCGCCAGCACTGGATGGAGCAGACGGCCCATCGCTACTATGTCGATATCCCTGTCGTACTGATGGGTAAAGAGAATTGCCGTATCCTGGATTTATCCTATACGGGCTCTCGCATCATGCTTCCCCAGGCCCGCGAAAAGTTCAAGGTCGGGCAGATGATCTCGGTGGAGATCCCGGATATTGACGATATTCTCTGTCAGGGCAAAATTATTGCAGTTTCGCATAGTGAAATTCGAGTCCACTTCGTGGATACCTCTGACCATGAAAAAGAGCTCATTCGTCAGTGGTTAGGCAGTCAAAATTTGCAAAGTGTTTAA
- the folE gene encoding GTP cyclohydrolase I FolE has translation MDSEIEQILSTKDILDNVRPTPMIDNGLTNEQKIEKITEKFTEILEVLGLDLEDDSLADTPKRVAKMYVNEVFGGLDPHKFPKMTVIDNKMNYDQMIVVQNIECLSFCEHHLLPIDGFATVAYIPYKKVIGLSKINRIVQYFARRPQVQERLTKQIADCLQYVLDTDHVAVHINAKHYCVMMRGIEDTHSTTATSDVRGHFKTLPETREEFLHHCRLK, from the coding sequence GTGGATTCTGAGATCGAGCAGATCCTAAGCACCAAAGATATCCTGGATAATGTTCGTCCAACACCGATGATCGACAACGGACTTACCAACGAACAGAAGATTGAAAAAATCACTGAAAAATTCACGGAAATTCTGGAAGTACTGGGGTTGGATCTTGAGGATGACAGCCTGGCTGACACGCCTAAACGTGTGGCTAAGATGTATGTGAATGAAGTCTTCGGTGGATTGGATCCGCATAAATTTCCAAAGATGACTGTTATTGATAACAAGATGAACTACGATCAAATGATCGTGGTGCAAAATATCGAATGCCTGTCATTCTGTGAACATCATCTTTTGCCAATCGATGGATTTGCAACCGTGGCTTACATTCCCTACAAAAAGGTGATCGGACTATCCAAAATCAACCGCATTGTACAATACTTCGCACGTCGTCCTCAGGTGCAGGAACGCCTGACGAAACAGATCGCGGATTGCTTGCAGTATGTGTTGGATACGGATCACGTTGCGGTTCATATCAACGCTAAACATTACTGCGTGATGATGAGGGGTATTGAGGATACTCACAGTACAACGGCGACTTCGGATGTACGTGGGCACTTTAAAACTCTTCCAGAGACCCGCGAAGAATTCCTTCACCACTGCCGCTTAAAATAG
- a CDS encoding YceI family protein, producing the protein MKSVIAAAVVMFGVSGAFAQSVVIDVTLNPMGDFKAKTNQVKGTAQVNGDEVSAQNILVNMKSLKTGVELRDKHTQKYLETDKHPIAYLISAKGKGGKGVGKIKVKGIEKDIAGTYKVEGGLLKAEFEVNASDFGIKDINYMGVGTEDIVKLHVEVPVGAAAPAKAKAAK; encoded by the coding sequence ATGAAATCGGTTATTGCAGCAGCAGTGGTGATGTTCGGTGTTTCAGGTGCCTTTGCCCAATCCGTAGTGATTGACGTGACTTTGAATCCGATGGGGGATTTCAAGGCGAAAACAAATCAAGTTAAAGGAACGGCGCAAGTGAACGGAGACGAGGTTTCCGCTCAAAACATCCTGGTCAATATGAAGAGTTTGAAGACGGGTGTCGAGTTGCGCGACAAGCATACACAAAAATATCTGGAAACAGACAAACATCCAATCGCTTACCTTATCTCAGCAAAAGGCAAGGGCGGCAAAGGTGTTGGTAAAATCAAAGTTAAAGGTATCGAAAAAGACATCGCAGGAACTTACAAAGTTGAAGGCGGTTTGTTGAAGGCTGAGTTTGAAGTGAATGCTTCTGATTTTGGTATCAAGGATATCAATTACATGGGCGTGGGCACGGAAGACATTGTGAAACTTCACGTTGAAGTTCCGGTGGGTGCAGCAGCTCCAGCAAAAGCCAAAGCTGCAAAGTAG
- a CDS encoding VOC family protein — translation MSLSLTSITINTAQLQNMLNFYSHLGFKFQQTKVDKGSEVHRAVHDGVEFSLYSLPAAQKSQIPSLQLGFQITGLEAAVSNLVKVPGALLILDPTEMPDGMKAILLDPDGHSIELCQK, via the coding sequence ATGAGTTTGAGCCTGACTTCTATCACAATTAACACTGCACAGCTACAGAACATGCTGAATTTTTACAGCCATTTAGGCTTTAAATTTCAACAGACTAAAGTGGACAAAGGCAGTGAGGTTCATCGCGCTGTGCATGATGGGGTTGAATTCTCATTGTATTCCCTGCCAGCCGCTCAGAAGTCTCAGATTCCCAGCCTTCAGCTTGGATTTCAAATTACAGGCTTGGAAGCTGCAGTATCAAATTTGGTAAAAGTCCCTGGGGCTTTGTTAATTTTGGATCCAACGGAAATGCCAGATGGTATGAAGGCCATTCTATTGGACCCTGATGGTCATTCTATCGAACTTTGTCAGAAATAA
- a CDS encoding bifunctional 2-methylcitrate synthase/citrate synthase: MAEYINPDYVPEPEKMNVKKGLDGVVMDTSSVSKVNPHTNSLIYRGYPVQDLAENCSFEEVAYLMYNGELPNKTQLADFTKKERANRDITATCLNVIKSLPQKCHPMDSIRTAVSFMGCEDARIWDSSPATNMDKAMMLLAKIPTAVAADYRFKKGLDFIPPKADLTMAENFFHMCFGKVPQKEVVKAFDVSLILYAEHSFNASTFTARVVTSTQSDIYSATVAGIGALKGPLHGGANEMVMHMMKEIADPAKAEQWMIDALAQKKKVMGFGHRVYRSGDSRVPTMKKYAQVMADVTGEQKWMQMYTALEKVMVDKKKIYPNLDFPAGPAYYMMGFEIDFFTPIFVMARTTGWSAHIMEQTADNRIIRPLSEYVGAEQRKVVPLSERN, from the coding sequence ATGGCTGAATATATCAATCCAGATTACGTACCAGAACCGGAAAAGATGAACGTAAAAAAAGGTCTTGATGGCGTGGTAATGGATACATCTTCTGTATCTAAAGTGAACCCACACACAAACTCTTTGATCTACCGCGGTTACCCAGTTCAAGACTTGGCTGAAAACTGCTCTTTCGAAGAAGTAGCGTACCTTATGTACAATGGCGAGTTGCCAAACAAAACTCAACTTGCTGACTTCACTAAAAAAGAACGCGCAAACCGCGACATCACTGCGACTTGCTTGAACGTGATCAAATCACTTCCACAAAAATGCCACCCTATGGATTCTATCCGTACGGCTGTATCTTTCATGGGTTGTGAAGACGCTCGTATCTGGGATTCATCTCCAGCAACGAACATGGACAAAGCGATGATGTTGTTGGCGAAAATTCCAACGGCTGTTGCTGCTGACTACCGTTTCAAAAAAGGTTTGGATTTCATTCCTCCAAAAGCTGATTTGACGATGGCTGAAAACTTCTTCCACATGTGCTTTGGTAAAGTACCGCAAAAAGAAGTTGTTAAGGCATTCGACGTTTCTTTGATCCTTTACGCTGAACACAGCTTCAATGCTTCCACGTTCACAGCACGTGTTGTGACTTCAACTCAATCTGATATCTACTCTGCAACTGTTGCGGGTATCGGTGCGTTGAAAGGTCCTTTGCATGGTGGTGCGAATGAAATGGTTATGCATATGATGAAAGAAATCGCTGATCCGGCTAAGGCTGAACAGTGGATGATCGATGCATTGGCACAAAAGAAAAAAGTTATGGGCTTCGGTCACCGCGTTTACCGCTCTGGCGACTCTCGCGTTCCAACCATGAAAAAATACGCGCAAGTTATGGCTGACGTAACTGGCGAACAAAAATGGATGCAAATGTACACGGCTTTGGAAAAAGTTATGGTTGATAAGAAAAAGATCTACCCTAACCTGGATTTCCCAGCGGGTCCTGCATACTACATGATGGGCTTCGAGATCGACTTCTTTACTCCGATCTTCGTTATGGCTCGTACAACTGGTTGGTCTGCTCACATCATGGAGCAAACTGCTGACAACCGCATCATCCGTCCTCTTTCTGAGTACGTGGGTGCTGAACAACGTAAAGTTGTTCCTTTGTCTGAGAGAAATTAA
- the pepN gene encoding aminopeptidase N — protein sequence MKQEKIYLKDYKAPAFSVESVHLDFILNEDFCRVIAKSKIKTVTAGVPLQLNGEELKLVSVKINDKVLSTADYSVNAEELTIPNVPAEFVLEIETQLEPQNNTSLEGLYKSNGIFCTQCEAQGFRKITWFLDRPDVMTSYTVTIEADKTKYPVLLSNGDRVKIEDLGNGRHKAYWSDPHKKPCYLFALVAGDLGVIRDTFTTSSGRKVNLEVYAAHGKQDRCWHALESLQKSMKWDEEVFGREYDLNEYMIVAIDDFNAGAMENKGLNIFNSRLVLADSNSATDSDFHAIESVVAHEYFHNWTGNRVTLRDWFQLSLKEGLTVFRDQEFSADMTDRGVQRIEDVDSLRTGQFAEDAGPNSHPVRPESCMAVDNFFTMTIYEKGSELIRMMQTIVGRKGFRKGMDEYFKRHDGQAVTTEDFAAAISEPNGKDFTQFKRWYNQSGTPVVSIQERYDEKAGEFHLSLEQSCPPTPGQTMKEPFHIPLMMGLLDKSGQELHLDCEKIEKNSDGQHVIELKSQKENYVFKGVKARPVLSILREFSAPVNLNWEASEEDLYFLMEKDTDSFNRREMAQKLALRLMSGLIKQARNGQEMKVDARFLKAMSAVMNDESMDAAFKAKMLQLPSLAVLAQMEPVLDPKAFDQARQTIRREIAKGNKETLLATYKKYHNVEPKSRDTKVFGQRLLKNQALHYLADLHDPEIYELVNTQYWEAQNMTDRMTALMILADSESVHREKVLADFHTNWKNDSVVINKWFTVQALAHRPQILDEIKALTKNPTFNINNPNNVYSLLRAFTTNLVSFNNEKAYEFIADMIIEIDPKNPQVAARLCSAFNFVGKLEPELKAQAMKQIKRMVDVPGMSKNSRELLQSAL from the coding sequence ATGAAACAAGAGAAAATTTACCTTAAGGACTATAAAGCCCCTGCTTTTTCCGTGGAGTCCGTACACCTCGACTTCATTCTGAATGAGGACTTTTGTCGAGTTATCGCCAAATCAAAAATCAAGACTGTGACCGCGGGTGTTCCCCTGCAACTCAATGGCGAGGAACTTAAACTTGTCAGTGTCAAAATCAACGACAAGGTCCTGTCGACTGCCGACTACTCAGTCAATGCAGAGGAACTGACGATTCCAAATGTGCCTGCGGAATTTGTTCTGGAAATTGAAACTCAATTGGAGCCGCAAAACAACACATCCCTTGAAGGACTTTATAAATCCAACGGGATCTTCTGCACCCAATGTGAAGCGCAGGGATTCCGTAAAATCACATGGTTCCTGGATCGTCCGGATGTGATGACCTCTTATACGGTGACCATTGAAGCGGACAAAACCAAATACCCAGTTCTGCTTTCAAATGGCGATCGCGTAAAAATCGAAGACCTGGGCAATGGCCGTCACAAAGCTTACTGGAGCGATCCACATAAAAAACCTTGTTACCTGTTTGCACTGGTCGCCGGTGATCTGGGTGTGATTCGTGACACCTTCACAACGTCTTCCGGTCGTAAAGTTAACTTGGAAGTCTACGCTGCTCACGGCAAGCAGGATCGCTGCTGGCATGCCCTGGAGTCCCTGCAAAAATCAATGAAGTGGGACGAAGAGGTTTTCGGCCGCGAGTATGATTTGAATGAATACATGATTGTGGCTATTGATGATTTCAATGCCGGCGCCATGGAAAACAAAGGTCTGAATATCTTCAATTCCCGTCTGGTGTTGGCAGACTCAAACTCTGCAACAGATTCAGACTTCCACGCCATTGAATCAGTAGTTGCTCACGAATACTTCCATAACTGGACAGGAAACCGTGTGACTTTACGTGACTGGTTCCAGCTTTCTTTGAAAGAAGGCCTGACCGTATTCCGCGATCAGGAATTCTCTGCTGACATGACCGACCGAGGCGTGCAACGCATTGAAGACGTGGACTCTTTGCGTACGGGCCAATTTGCAGAAGATGCGGGTCCTAACTCCCATCCGGTTCGCCCTGAATCCTGCATGGCCGTGGATAATTTCTTTACGATGACGATCTACGAAAAAGGATCTGAGCTGATTCGCATGATGCAAACGATTGTGGGCCGCAAAGGTTTCCGCAAAGGGATGGACGAATACTTCAAACGTCATGACGGGCAAGCCGTAACGACGGAAGATTTTGCAGCGGCAATCTCTGAGCCCAATGGCAAAGACTTCACTCAGTTCAAACGCTGGTACAATCAATCAGGCACTCCGGTGGTTTCCATTCAGGAACGCTATGATGAAAAGGCTGGGGAATTCCATTTAAGCCTGGAGCAATCCTGCCCGCCAACTCCGGGTCAAACGATGAAAGAGCCTTTCCATATTCCACTGATGATGGGACTTCTGGATAAATCCGGACAGGAACTTCATTTGGATTGTGAAAAGATCGAGAAAAACAGCGATGGCCAACATGTCATCGAACTAAAATCACAAAAAGAAAATTATGTTTTCAAAGGCGTCAAAGCCCGCCCGGTGCTTTCAATTCTGCGCGAGTTTTCGGCTCCGGTGAATTTGAACTGGGAGGCTTCCGAGGAAGATCTTTATTTCCTGATGGAAAAAGACACCGACTCTTTCAACCGTCGTGAGATGGCGCAAAAACTGGCGCTGCGTTTGATGTCTGGATTGATCAAACAAGCTCGCAATGGCCAGGAGATGAAAGTGGATGCCCGCTTCCTGAAAGCGATGTCTGCTGTGATGAATGATGAGTCCATGGATGCTGCGTTCAAAGCCAAAATGTTACAGCTGCCAAGTCTTGCGGTACTGGCACAAATGGAGCCGGTTCTGGATCCAAAGGCCTTCGATCAGGCCCGCCAGACGATCCGTCGTGAAATCGCCAAGGGCAATAAAGAGACTCTTCTTGCGACTTACAAAAAGTATCACAACGTGGAGCCTAAGAGCCGTGACACCAAAGTCTTCGGCCAACGCCTGTTGAAAAACCAGGCTTTGCATTATCTGGCTGATTTGCATGATCCGGAAATTTACGAACTGGTGAACACGCAGTACTGGGAAGCCCAAAACATGACAGACCGTATGACGGCGCTGATGATTTTGGCGGATTCAGAAAGCGTTCATCGCGAAAAAGTTCTGGCGGACTTCCATACCAATTGGAAGAACGATTCAGTTGTGATCAACAAGTGGTTCACGGTTCAGGCCCTGGCTCACCGTCCGCAAATTTTGGACGAGATCAAAGCTTTGACGAAGAATCCAACGTTCAACATCAACAACCCGAACAACGTGTATTCTTTGCTACGTGCTTTCACGACGAACCTGGTCAGCTTCAATAACGAGAAAGCTTACGAGTTCATCGCGGATATGATTATTGAAATCGATCCAAAGAATCCACAAGTGGCAGCACGTCTGTGCTCGGCATTTAATTTTGTTGGGAAGCTTGAGCCTGAATTGAAAGCGCAAGCCATGAAGCAAATTAAACGCATGGTGGATGTTCCGGGAATGTCAAAAAACTCACGCGAACTTTTGCAGTCCGCTCTTTAA